Proteins encoded together in one Pangasianodon hypophthalmus isolate fPanHyp1 chromosome 18, fPanHyp1.pri, whole genome shotgun sequence window:
- the LOC113532409 gene encoding uncharacterized protein LOC113532409, with protein sequence MCLLSYSYAVCTQPHLSQNPLHFTFHTCPTMACIHISLCLLLHLLHFTAHGVDMAEKDSSTPQLNANEPYGPQSLTILGPGAVTVGVPCSYICIADCSPTCNYTIGIDDQTGEGNEVDFTLSQWVKSKIVTCTAKNPVTGNSSTARKTLRILEGPVDVLISGPQTLTPGKTQRFLCSATCKPSCTYTWVVDGDSVPGSGDEVAITAPLEATSGTIICKATNTVSGLFVTAIQKLNATKSYRSTAERVELLPTLVFASVIQFGIMFTL encoded by the exons ATGTGTTTGCTTTCTTACTCATACGCAGTGTGTACGCAGCCTCACCTATCTCAAAATCCtctacatttcacatttcatacTTGTCCAACCATGGCGTGCATACATATTTCACTTTGTCTGCTTCTACATTTGCTCCATTTTACAG CTCATGGAGTGGACATGGCAGAAAAGGACTCTTCAACTCCCCAGCTTAATGCCAACGAACCCT ATGGGCCACAGAGTCTGACCATTCTTGGTCCAGGTGCAGTGACTGTAGGAGTCCCATGTAGCTATATATGCATTGCTGATTGCTCACCTACATGCAATTACACAATTGGTATTGATGACCAGACTGGAGAGGGCAATGAAGTAGATTTTACCCTAAGCCAGTGGGTGAAGTCCAAAATAGTGacctgcactgcaaaaaatccTGTCACCGGAAACTCCTCCACAGCCAGGAAAACCCTGCGCATTTTGG AGGGGCCAGTGGACGTTTTAATCAGTGGACCACAGACTCTAACACCAGGTAAAACTCAGCGTTTTCTGTGCAGTGCGACCTGTAAACCCTCCTGCACTTACACCTGGGTTGTTGATGGAGATTCAGTTCCTGGGTCTGGGGATGAGGTAGCAATCACAGCACCTTTGGAGGCCACCTCAGGAACCATCATCTGCAAGGCCACGAACACTGTTTCAGGACTGTTTGTAACAGCGATCCAAAAGCTAAATGCTACAA AAAGCTATCGGTCCACAGCTGAAAGAGTGGAGTTGCTGCCAACACTGGTGTTTGCAAGTGTTATACAGTTTGGTATAATGTTTACATTATGA
- the mapk12b gene encoding mitogen-activated protein kinase 12, whose protein sequence is MSLCIRTGFYRQEINKTVWDVPERYRDLIQVGTGAYGTVCSAIDRKTGIRVAIKKLHRPFQSRLFAKRAYRELRLVKHMKHENVIGLLDVFTAELSLDRFHDFYLVMPFMGTDLGKLMKMERLSEDRVQFLVYQMLRGLKYIHSAGIIHRDLKPGNLAVNQNCELKILDFGLARQADSEMTGYVVTRWYRAPEVILNWMHYSQTVDIWSVGCIMAEMLLGRPLFKGNDHLDQLREIMKITGTPAQDFILKLQSQDAKNYIRSLPKVPKKDLHSIFFKSSSDVVSSMDKMLVLDPDKRVSASMALELPMFADFREPEEETEALPYDHSMDNADLPLEQWKRHTFTEILSFQPPLIELRDSKDTSL, encoded by the exons ATGTCACTGTGTATAAGGACCGGATTTTACCGCCAAGAGATCAACAAAACAGTTTGGGATGTACCGGAAAGATACCGAGATCTCATCCAAGTGGGCACCGGCGCGTACGGAACGGTTTG CTCTGCCATTGACAGGAAGACTGGTATACGCGTTGCTATCAAGAAACTCCATCGTCCTTTCCAGTCTCGACTCTTTGCCAAGCGAGCTTACAGAGAACTGCGACTAGTCAAACACATGAAGCATGAGAAT GTGATCGGACTGTTGGATGTCTTCACGGCTGAACTATCCCTGGACAGATTCCATGACTT TTATTTGGTGATGCCATTCATGGGCACTGACCTTGGGAAGCTTATGAAGATGGAAAGGTTGTCTGAAGACAGAGTGCAGTTTCTTGTGTATCAAATGCTCAGGGGGCTGAAG TATATTCATTCTGCTGGAATCATTCACCGA GATCTAAAACCGGGGAACTTGGCTGTGAATCAGAACTGTGAGCTGAAG ATACTGGATTTTGGGCTGGCGAGGCAGGCAGACTCAGAGATGACAGGTTATGTGGTGACCAGGTGGTACAGAGCGCCTGAAGTCATCCTGAACTGGATGCACTACTCACAGACAG TTGACATCTGGTCAGTTGGTTGTATCATGGCAGAGATGCTTCTTGGAAGGCCACTCTTCAAAGGAAATGATC ATTTGGACCAATTGAGAGAGATTATGAAAATCACAGGGACACCAGCACAGGACTTTATCCTGAAACTCCAGAGTCAGGAT GCCAAAAACTACATTAGAAGTTTGCCTAAAGTGCCAAAGAAAGACTTGCACTCTATTTTCTTTAAATCCAGCTCAGATG TGGTGAGTTCCATGGACAAGATGCTTGTGTTGGATCCTGACAAGCGTGTGAGTGCCTCGATGGCTCTTGAGCTTCCCATGTTTGCAGACTTTCGAGAGCCTGAAGAAGAGACAGAGGCTTTGCCCTACGACCACTCCATGGACAACGCTGACCTGCCTCTCGAGCAGTGGAAAC GTCACACTTTTACAGAGATCCTGTCCTTTCAACCACCGCTCATTGAGCTCAGAGACTCCAAAGACACTTCTCTCTGa